One genomic window of Mycolicibacterium neoaurum includes the following:
- a CDS encoding fatty-acid--CoA ligase, with translation MRDWLANSLVLVSDYRVPDPSAVWMLLQRRSAALADMGVHHVLVYTSTTDSDRVLVILGIHAHEPVRDLLRSRVFFDWFDAVGVHDLPAVFAGELIERIDVDTDTHAAPPVMVCLVTSVADIVQLNRRVREDAVTLRSAGVQRFWSFRALDDPHEVLLLQQVDDESSARRWLHESENAAVWLAEAGVGAYPPVFIGRFLQMMTIEPTRDDPPRN, from the coding sequence ATGAGGGATTGGCTGGCGAACTCGCTGGTGCTGGTCTCCGACTATCGGGTCCCCGACCCCTCCGCGGTGTGGATGCTGTTGCAGCGGCGCAGCGCTGCGCTCGCGGACATGGGTGTGCACCACGTCCTGGTGTACACCTCGACCACCGACTCCGATCGCGTTCTGGTGATCTTGGGAATTCATGCCCACGAGCCCGTGCGTGACCTGCTGCGTTCTCGCGTGTTCTTCGACTGGTTCGATGCCGTCGGCGTGCACGACCTGCCCGCGGTCTTCGCCGGGGAACTCATCGAACGCATCGATGTCGACACCGATACCCATGCCGCGCCGCCGGTCATGGTCTGTCTGGTCACCTCGGTCGCCGATATCGTTCAGCTGAACCGTCGGGTCCGAGAGGACGCCGTGACGCTTCGTTCCGCCGGTGTGCAGCGATTCTGGAGTTTTCGCGCCCTCGATGACCCGCATGAGGTGCTGCTCCTACAACAGGTCGACGACGAATCCAGCGCTCGGCGCTGGCTGCACGAATCAGAGAATGCCGCCGTCTGGCTCGCCGAGGCCGGCGTCGGCGCCTATCCGCCCGTGTTCATCGGACGTTTCTTGCAGATGATGACCATCGAACCCACCCGCGACGATCCTCCTCGGAATTGA
- a CDS encoding nitronate monooxygenase family protein, whose product MHTALCDQLGIEFPIFAFTHCRDVVVAVSKAGGFGVLGAVGFTPEQLEVELNWIDEHIGDHPYGVDIVIPNKYEGMDANMSADELKATLNALVPQEHLDFAKKLLADHGVPTGDLDDNALQLLGWTEATATPQVEIALQHPKVTLIANALGTPPADMITHIHESGRKVAALCGSPAQALKHAEADVDIIIAQGGEGGGHCGEVGSIVLWPQVVKAVAPRPVLAAGGIGSGYQIAAALAMGAQGAWTGSQWLMVEEAENTPVQQATYAKASSRDTVRSRSFTGKPCRMLRNDWTDAWQTAGNPEPLGMPLQYMVSGMAVAATHKFPDQTIDVAFNPIGQVVGQFTKVEKTSTVIERWVQEYLESSNTLNEINDAATV is encoded by the coding sequence ATGCACACCGCCCTCTGTGACCAACTCGGCATCGAGTTCCCGATCTTCGCCTTCACCCACTGCCGCGACGTCGTCGTCGCGGTCAGTAAGGCCGGCGGTTTCGGTGTGCTCGGGGCGGTCGGGTTCACCCCCGAACAGCTCGAGGTCGAGCTCAACTGGATCGACGAGCACATCGGTGATCACCCCTACGGCGTGGACATCGTGATACCGAACAAGTACGAGGGCATGGACGCCAACATGTCGGCCGATGAACTGAAGGCCACGTTGAACGCCCTGGTGCCGCAGGAACACCTCGACTTCGCCAAGAAGTTGTTGGCCGACCACGGTGTACCCACCGGAGACCTCGATGACAACGCACTCCAGTTGCTCGGCTGGACCGAGGCGACCGCCACCCCACAGGTGGAGATCGCCCTGCAACATCCCAAGGTCACCCTGATCGCCAACGCCCTCGGCACTCCGCCCGCCGACATGATCACGCACATCCACGAGTCCGGGCGTAAGGTCGCCGCGCTGTGCGGCTCCCCCGCGCAAGCGCTCAAGCATGCCGAAGCCGACGTCGACATCATCATCGCCCAGGGCGGCGAGGGCGGCGGCCACTGCGGCGAGGTCGGCTCCATCGTGCTGTGGCCACAGGTAGTCAAGGCGGTGGCACCGCGCCCCGTCCTGGCCGCCGGCGGTATCGGCAGCGGTTACCAGATCGCCGCAGCACTGGCGATGGGTGCCCAGGGCGCGTGGACGGGCTCGCAGTGGCTGATGGTCGAGGAAGCCGAGAACACCCCGGTGCAGCAGGCAACATACGCAAAAGCATCCAGTCGCGACACCGTGCGCAGCCGTTCGTTCACCGGGAAGCCATGCCGGATGCTGCGCAACGACTGGACCGATGCATGGCAGACCGCAGGTAATCCCGAACCGCTGGGCATGCCCTTGCAGTACATGGTGTCGGGCATGGCCGTGGCCGCCACGCACAAGTTCCCGGACCAGACCATCGACGTGGCCTTCAACCCCATCGGCCAGGTGGTGGGCCAGTTCACCAAGGTCGAGAAGACCTCCACCGTTATCGAACGCTGGGTGCAGGAGTATCTGGAGTCCTCCAACACGCTCAACGAGATCAACGACGCCGCGACCGTGTAG
- a CDS encoding TetR/AcrR family transcriptional regulator — translation MAKHRDRMVASAAVLIRERGAHATAISDVLEHSGAPRGSAYHYFPGGRTQLLCEAVDFAADFIAHRIASAPSALDALDAVADGFRLQLTETGYRAGCPVVAVAVEADNPQITERAAAAFTRWIELIERMLRADGVDADRATELAMLTTTAIEGAVLVSRTTGTSTALDLVHRQLRALVTAATGRD, via the coding sequence ATGGCCAAACACCGAGACCGGATGGTCGCCTCGGCCGCCGTCCTGATCAGAGAACGCGGAGCGCACGCCACCGCCATCTCCGACGTGCTCGAACACAGCGGTGCGCCCCGCGGCTCCGCCTACCACTACTTTCCCGGCGGCCGAACCCAATTACTCTGTGAGGCAGTCGACTTCGCGGCTGACTTCATTGCCCACCGGATCGCTTCGGCGCCGTCTGCACTCGACGCACTCGACGCTGTGGCCGACGGTTTCCGCCTCCAATTGACCGAAACGGGTTACCGAGCGGGCTGCCCGGTGGTCGCGGTGGCGGTGGAAGCCGACAACCCTCAGATCACCGAGCGTGCCGCAGCGGCATTCACCCGCTGGATCGAGCTGATCGAACGCATGCTGCGCGCCGACGGTGTGGATGCCGACCGGGCGACCGAACTGGCGATGTTGACGACCACCGCCATCGAGGGCGCCGTGCTGGTCAGCCGCACGACAGGAACGAGCACTGCGCTGGACCTCGTGCACCGACAGTTGCGCGCGCTGGTCACTGCCGCCACCGGAAGGGACTGA
- a CDS encoding molybdopterin-dependent oxidoreductase: protein MTEQNDWQPTACILCECNCGIVVALQDRTITKIRGDKAHPASQGYTCNKALRLDHYQNNPNRLTSPLRRRDDGSYEEIDWDTAIFEIAERFAILRDQFGGDKVFYYGGGGQGNHLGGAYSGAFLKAIGSRYRSNALAQEKTGEFWIDAQLYGGHTRGEFEHAEVSVFVGKNPWMSQSFPRARVVLNEIAKDPARSMIVIDPVRTDTAELADFHLRVRPGTDAWCLAALAAVLVQEDLCDEEFLTAWVTGAEGVRAVLADVDVAAYATRCGVDEALIRGAARRIATAASVSVFEDLGIQQAPNSTLCSYLNKLLWILTGNFAKRGTQHLHSSFAPLFSAGGVGRTPVTGAPIISGLVPSNIVPDEILTDHPDRIRAMIVESSNPAHSVADSARVRRALAALDLLVVIDVAMTETARLAHYVLPAASQFEKAEATFFNLEFPHNTFQLRHPVLDPLPGTLPEPEIWARLVRALGVVDEADLHPLRVAARAGLEAYTAAFFTAISTNPALGRVLPFVLYDTLGPTLPAGLRGAAALWGLAHKTAMTYPEAVRRAGHADGNALFRAILDNPSGVTFTEHEYADDVALISHADRRIALDIPEMRAEMTALTADRPPLTSTEFPLVLSAGERRAYTANDILRDPSWRKRDQDGALRISPEDADVAGVSTGDLIRITTATGSAVATVEISDAMQCGHIALPNGFGVDHIGADGRVVAPGVAPNELTASQWRDEYAGTPWHKHVPARVERVAAASS, encoded by the coding sequence ATGACCGAGCAGAACGACTGGCAACCCACCGCGTGCATCCTCTGTGAATGCAACTGCGGCATCGTGGTTGCACTGCAGGACCGGACGATCACCAAGATCCGCGGCGACAAGGCGCACCCCGCCTCGCAGGGCTACACCTGCAACAAAGCGCTGCGTCTGGATCACTATCAGAACAACCCGAATCGACTGACCTCCCCACTACGCCGTCGCGATGACGGCAGTTACGAGGAGATCGACTGGGACACCGCGATTTTCGAGATCGCCGAGCGGTTCGCCATATTGCGCGACCAGTTCGGCGGGGACAAGGTCTTCTACTACGGCGGAGGCGGCCAGGGCAACCATCTCGGCGGCGCCTACAGCGGCGCGTTCCTGAAGGCGATCGGTTCTCGTTACCGATCGAATGCGCTGGCCCAGGAGAAGACCGGCGAGTTCTGGATCGACGCACAGCTCTACGGCGGGCACACCCGCGGCGAGTTCGAACATGCCGAGGTATCGGTGTTCGTGGGCAAGAACCCGTGGATGTCCCAGAGCTTCCCGCGGGCGCGGGTGGTGCTCAACGAGATCGCGAAGGATCCGGCACGGTCGATGATCGTCATCGACCCGGTGCGAACCGATACCGCCGAGCTTGCCGACTTCCACCTGCGGGTCCGGCCGGGCACCGACGCCTGGTGCCTGGCCGCGCTCGCCGCGGTGTTGGTGCAGGAAGACCTTTGCGACGAGGAGTTCCTGACCGCCTGGGTCACCGGGGCGGAGGGTGTTCGTGCGGTACTCGCCGATGTCGATGTGGCCGCCTACGCCACCCGCTGCGGAGTCGACGAGGCGCTGATTCGTGGCGCCGCCCGGCGCATCGCCACCGCGGCCAGCGTCTCGGTATTCGAGGACCTCGGAATTCAACAGGCTCCCAACAGCACGTTGTGCTCATATCTGAACAAGCTGCTGTGGATCTTGACCGGCAACTTCGCCAAACGTGGTACCCAGCATCTACACTCGTCGTTCGCGCCGCTGTTCAGCGCCGGGGGCGTCGGCCGCACGCCGGTCACCGGCGCCCCGATCATCTCGGGGCTGGTGCCCTCCAACATCGTGCCGGACGAAATCCTGACCGATCACCCCGACCGCATTCGTGCCATGATCGTGGAGAGCAGCAACCCAGCGCACTCGGTGGCCGACTCGGCGCGCGTCCGCCGTGCGTTGGCTGCGCTGGATCTACTGGTGGTCATCGATGTCGCGATGACCGAGACCGCGCGCCTGGCGCACTATGTGCTGCCGGCGGCCAGTCAGTTCGAGAAGGCCGAGGCGACATTTTTCAATCTGGAGTTCCCGCACAACACGTTTCAACTGCGCCACCCCGTGCTCGACCCGCTGCCCGGGACCTTACCCGAACCGGAGATCTGGGCGCGGCTGGTGCGCGCCCTCGGTGTGGTCGACGAGGCGGACCTGCATCCGCTGCGCGTTGCCGCCCGCGCGGGGCTGGAGGCCTACACCGCAGCCTTTTTCACCGCGATCAGCACCAATCCCGCACTGGGACGGGTCCTTCCGTTCGTGCTGTACGACACGCTCGGCCCGACCCTGCCCGCGGGTCTGAGGGGAGCAGCGGCGCTGTGGGGTTTGGCGCATAAGACCGCGATGACCTATCCGGAAGCAGTCCGCCGAGCCGGCCATGCGGATGGCAATGCCCTGTTCCGGGCGATACTGGACAACCCGTCCGGCGTCACCTTCACCGAGCATGAGTACGCCGACGACGTCGCGTTGATCAGCCATGCCGACCGGCGAATCGCCCTCGACATTCCCGAGATGCGTGCCGAGATGACGGCGCTGACCGCCGACCGCCCTCCCCTCACCAGCACCGAGTTCCCCTTGGTGCTGTCCGCCGGGGAGCGCCGCGCCTACACCGCCAACGACATCCTGCGGGATCCGTCCTGGCGCAAACGTGACCAGGATGGCGCGTTGCGGATCAGTCCCGAGGACGCCGATGTTGCCGGTGTCAGCACGGGCGATCTGATACGCATCACCACCGCGACCGGTTCGGCCGTGGCCACCGTCGAGATCAGCGATGCCATGCAGTGCGGGCATATCGCCCTGCCCAACGGTTTCGGAGTGGACCACATCGGTGCCGACGGCCGGGTTGTCGCACCCGGTGTGGCACCCAATGAACTGACCGCGTCACAGTGGCGCGACGAGTACGCCGGCACCCCTTGGCACAAGCACGTCCCGGCGCGGGTGGAAAGGGTCGCAGCTGCCTCGTCATGA
- a CDS encoding cytochrome P450 has product MTDTAHARQPDLPPGFDFTDPDIYAHRLPIEEFAEMRRVAPIWWNEQPAGVGGFGDGGYWVVTKHKDVKEVSRRSDVFSSLEKTALPRYADGTVRDQIDTGKFVLLNMDAPHHTHLRKIISRAFTPRAIELLRADLAERARDIAARAAAAGSGDFVEQVSCELPLQAIAGLMGVPQEDRMKLFHWSNQMVGDMDPEFAGNDAISASVELITYGMKLAAERADSPGEDLVTKLVQADVEGHKLSDDELGFFVVLLAVAGNETTRNSITQGMMAFTDFPDQWELFKRDRPSTTADEIVRWATPVTSFQRTALADTELSGVSIKKGQRVVMMYRAANFDEDVFEDPYTFNILRDPNPHVGFGGTGAHYCVGTSLARMTIDLMFNAIADAMPDITSLAQPERLRSGWLNGIKHWQVDYVGASKQAVHQ; this is encoded by the coding sequence ATGACCGACACCGCCCACGCCCGGCAGCCCGACCTTCCACCCGGTTTTGATTTCACCGATCCGGACATCTACGCCCACCGGCTGCCCATCGAGGAGTTCGCCGAGATGAGGCGGGTCGCGCCGATCTGGTGGAACGAGCAGCCCGCCGGCGTCGGCGGCTTCGGCGACGGCGGGTACTGGGTCGTCACCAAGCACAAGGACGTCAAGGAGGTCTCCCGGCGTAGCGATGTCTTCTCCAGCCTTGAGAAGACCGCGCTGCCGCGTTACGCCGACGGCACCGTCCGGGACCAGATCGACACCGGCAAGTTCGTCCTGTTGAACATGGACGCTCCCCATCACACCCACCTGCGCAAGATCATCTCCCGCGCCTTCACCCCGCGCGCCATCGAACTTCTGCGCGCAGACCTCGCCGAACGCGCCCGTGATATCGCTGCCAGGGCGGCCGCCGCAGGCTCGGGTGACTTCGTCGAGCAGGTGTCGTGCGAACTACCGCTGCAGGCCATCGCCGGGCTGATGGGTGTTCCGCAAGAAGACCGGATGAAACTGTTCCATTGGTCCAACCAGATGGTCGGCGACATGGACCCGGAGTTCGCCGGCAACGACGCCATCAGCGCATCGGTCGAGCTGATCACCTACGGCATGAAGTTGGCCGCCGAGCGGGCCGACTCCCCCGGCGAGGATCTGGTCACCAAACTGGTACAGGCCGATGTCGAGGGCCACAAACTCTCCGACGACGAGCTCGGGTTCTTCGTGGTGCTGCTCGCCGTCGCGGGTAACGAGACGACGCGCAACTCGATCACCCAGGGGATGATGGCGTTCACCGATTTCCCGGATCAATGGGAACTGTTCAAACGAGACCGGCCATCGACGACGGCCGACGAGATCGTCCGGTGGGCCACCCCCGTGACATCGTTTCAACGAACCGCCCTGGCCGATACCGAACTGTCCGGGGTGTCGATCAAGAAGGGTCAGCGCGTGGTGATGATGTACCGCGCGGCCAATTTCGACGAGGACGTCTTCGAGGATCCGTACACGTTCAACATCTTGCGGGACCCGAACCCCCATGTCGGCTTCGGTGGCACCGGGGCGCACTACTGCGTCGGCACCAGCCTGGCCCGGATGACCATCGATCTGATGTTCAACGCCATCGCCGATGCGATGCCCGACATCACCTCGTTGGCTCAACCCGAACGATTGCGTTCAGGATGGCTCAACGGCATCAAACACTGGCAGGTCGACTATGTGGGAGCCTCGAAACAGGCTGTGCACCAGTGA
- a CDS encoding helix-turn-helix transcriptional regulator: MTGVELQNPPFGALMKAWRKRRRLSQLDLASEADVSARHLSFIETGRAVPSRAMVLRLAHALGVPAREQNHLLLAAGLAPAYSERDLGDPGMSAVRSGVERVLNAYNPFPCLAVDRYWNVLQTNSGAAILLDGIAAHLLAVPNALRIALHPDGLAPRIRNLAQWRHHVIGRLRREAALSGSARSAALLTEIESYPGGQDEFIDLGGVAVPLELTGTDGSVLTFLSTVTTFGTALDLTAAELSIEAFLPADDATAAALR, from the coding sequence ATGACCGGTGTCGAACTTCAGAATCCACCGTTCGGTGCGCTCATGAAAGCTTGGCGTAAGCGTCGGCGCCTGAGTCAGCTCGACCTGGCCTCCGAGGCCGATGTCTCGGCGCGCCACCTCAGCTTCATCGAGACCGGGCGCGCGGTGCCGAGCCGGGCGATGGTGCTGCGGCTGGCCCACGCTCTGGGTGTTCCCGCCCGCGAACAGAATCACTTGCTGTTGGCCGCGGGCCTGGCGCCGGCGTACTCCGAGCGTGATCTCGGCGATCCTGGGATGTCCGCGGTGCGCAGCGGCGTGGAGCGGGTTCTCAACGCCTACAACCCGTTCCCGTGCCTGGCCGTCGACCGGTACTGGAATGTGCTGCAGACCAACAGCGGTGCGGCGATCCTGCTCGACGGGATCGCTGCCCACCTTCTCGCCGTGCCCAATGCGCTGCGCATCGCCTTGCATCCCGACGGCCTGGCACCGCGCATCCGCAATCTCGCGCAGTGGCGCCACCACGTGATCGGCAGGTTGCGCCGGGAAGCAGCACTGAGCGGATCGGCACGGTCGGCAGCGCTGCTCACCGAGATCGAGTCCTATCCGGGCGGACAGGACGAGTTCATCGACCTCGGTGGCGTGGCGGTGCCGCTGGAACTCACCGGCACCGACGGGAGCGTGCTGACCTTCCTGAGCACGGTCACCACCTTCGGTACCGCGCTGGACCTCACCGCGGCCGAACTCAGCATCGAGGCGTTCCTGCCGGCCGACGACGCGACGGCCGCGGCGCTGCGCTGA
- a CDS encoding response regulator transcription factor gives MTPSTGAARRPPHVLLVEDSAAIRDMVAEALRDAGYTVSACSDGDGLEERLAGHRPDAVILDVMIPGRDGFELIDVVREWGEAGIIMLTARDGLPDRLRGLDGGADDYVVKPFEMPELLSRVNAVLRRRGTLASIIEVGDLLVDKEAAVATRAGQPLSLTATELKLLEFLVDQRGRIVSAAQILDAVWGYTAYDDNLVHVHMSSLRRKLEAHGPRLVHTVRGIGYRLQPTG, from the coding sequence GTGACACCCTCCACCGGCGCGGCACGCCGCCCACCGCACGTGCTGCTGGTCGAGGACTCTGCCGCCATCCGCGACATGGTCGCCGAAGCGCTGCGTGACGCGGGGTACACGGTGTCGGCCTGTTCCGATGGCGACGGACTTGAGGAACGGCTGGCCGGTCACCGGCCCGACGCCGTCATCCTCGACGTGATGATCCCCGGTCGGGACGGCTTCGAGTTGATCGATGTCGTCCGCGAGTGGGGCGAGGCCGGCATCATCATGCTCACCGCTCGGGACGGCCTACCCGACCGCCTGCGCGGGCTCGACGGCGGCGCCGACGACTACGTCGTCAAGCCCTTCGAGATGCCCGAATTGCTGTCGCGGGTCAACGCGGTGTTGCGTCGCCGCGGCACGCTCGCCTCGATCATCGAAGTGGGCGACCTGTTGGTCGACAAGGAGGCCGCCGTCGCCACTCGAGCGGGTCAGCCCTTGTCGCTGACTGCGACCGAACTGAAACTCCTGGAGTTCCTCGTCGATCAGCGAGGCCGAATCGTCAGTGCCGCACAGATACTCGACGCGGTATGGGGATACACCGCCTATGACGACAACCTGGTCCACGTACACATGAGCAGCCTGCGCCGGAAACTCGAGGCGCACGGTCCCCGGCTCGTGCACACGGTGCGTGGAATCGGCTACCGTCTGCAGCCCACCGGATGA
- a CDS encoding HAMP domain-containing sensor histidine kinase, producing the protein MSTSTPSLTRRTIVAVLIVLTVLLALLGVTIDSVVGAQARNDLHDRLMSAVARADSLAAQGASPQRLVAETGGGGIRTRLVTATGTSYGDPFVTAGPTSDAGPPPPPHPPGPGGPPDPGPRHRPPPPPPVGTTATVIDHPLPGGDRLVLLADTTATTALLQQLRIILVLSSLGVLVVAAISVAVVVRATMSTLRRLTAVAEGIAAGDRGTRLAPDRPGTELGRAATAFDTMVDSLETSERRAQAAAAEAERADAATRQFLADAAHELRTPIAGIHAGAQQILAAALQDIDNPAAAAQQHRAELVLTEARRAGRLVSDMLDLSRIDADPRLDVQPCDIVELADNERRRIAMLAPSVTVTMNAPDALPAVVDPIRIQQILTNLGDNARRHTPADGSIAIDVAGHGEMATVTITDTGPGVPPDQRERIFDRLVRLDQSRARDQGGAGLGLPIARALARAHGGDLVCVDHPSGARFTVTLPTRR; encoded by the coding sequence ATGAGCACATCTACTCCGTCGCTGACCCGCCGGACGATCGTCGCCGTGTTGATCGTGCTCACGGTCCTGCTGGCGCTGCTCGGTGTGACGATCGACTCGGTGGTCGGCGCCCAGGCCAGAAACGACCTGCACGACCGACTCATGTCCGCAGTCGCACGTGCCGATTCGCTCGCCGCCCAGGGCGCGTCGCCGCAACGCCTGGTCGCCGAGACCGGCGGTGGCGGGATCCGCACCCGCCTGGTCACCGCCACCGGGACGTCCTACGGCGACCCCTTCGTGACGGCCGGTCCGACATCCGACGCGGGTCCGCCACCACCGCCCCACCCGCCCGGGCCGGGCGGGCCACCGGACCCCGGTCCGAGGCACCGTCCCCCACCCCCGCCGCCGGTCGGAACCACCGCGACGGTCATCGACCACCCGCTTCCCGGCGGTGACCGACTGGTCCTGCTTGCCGACACCACGGCGACCACCGCGCTGCTGCAACAGCTGCGCATCATCCTCGTGCTGTCCAGCCTTGGCGTTCTGGTGGTCGCCGCGATCAGTGTGGCCGTTGTGGTGCGCGCCACGATGTCTACCCTTCGTCGATTGACCGCGGTGGCTGAGGGCATCGCCGCCGGCGATCGGGGCACACGGCTGGCACCGGATCGTCCGGGCACCGAACTGGGCAGGGCAGCAACCGCGTTCGACACGATGGTGGATTCGCTGGAGACCTCCGAACGGCGTGCGCAGGCCGCAGCGGCAGAAGCGGAGCGCGCAGATGCCGCGACCCGGCAGTTCCTGGCCGACGCCGCCCACGAGCTGCGCACGCCGATCGCCGGCATCCACGCGGGAGCTCAACAGATCCTGGCGGCCGCACTCCAAGACATCGACAATCCAGCGGCCGCCGCCCAACAGCATCGGGCCGAACTGGTGCTGACCGAGGCACGGCGGGCCGGACGACTGGTATCCGACATGCTCGATCTGAGCAGGATCGACGCAGACCCCCGACTGGATGTTCAACCTTGCGACATCGTCGAACTGGCGGACAACGAGCGACGTCGAATAGCGATGCTGGCGCCGTCGGTGACCGTGACGATGAACGCACCGGACGCATTGCCCGCTGTCGTCGACCCGATCCGGATCCAGCAGATCCTCACCAACCTGGGCGACAACGCGCGCAGGCACACACCGGCCGACGGATCGATCGCCATCGACGTCGCCGGTCACGGCGAGATGGCCACCGTGACCATCACCGACACCGGACCAGGGGTGCCGCCCGATCAGCGCGAGCGGATCTTCGACCGACTCGTCCGACTCGATCAGTCGCGAGCCCGCGATCAGGGCGGCGCCGGTCTGGGGCTACCGATCGCCCGGGCACTTGCCCGCGCCCACGGCGGTGACCTCGTCTGCGTCGACCATCCGTCGGGGGCGCGCTTCACCGTGACGCTGCCGACGCGCCGGTAG
- a CDS encoding formate/nitrite transporter family protein, whose protein sequence is MSPTSQRELGSSGSPIEDELEDAFNRMVDEGTQRLHRSPREVLVTGFFGGTEVAMGVLAYLSVLAATGNQLLAGVAFSIGFLALLLGRSELFTEGFLIPITTVAAKRAGIGQLFAFWSGTLVANLAGGWVLMWLIMLGFPKLHEQTIESAEHFVTAPLSTETVVLSLLGGMAITLMTRMQHGTDSVFGKIAAAVAGAFLLAGLQMFHSILDSLLIFGALATGQAPFGYLDWLGWFGYVVVGNIIGGLGLVTLLRLLRSKDRIKEERTEAEADED, encoded by the coding sequence ATGAGCCCGACCAGCCAGCGCGAGTTGGGCAGCTCCGGTAGCCCGATCGAGGACGAACTCGAAGACGCCTTCAACAGGATGGTCGACGAGGGCACCCAGCGCCTGCACCGCAGCCCGCGGGAAGTGCTGGTGACCGGATTCTTCGGCGGCACCGAGGTGGCGATGGGCGTACTGGCCTACCTGTCGGTGCTCGCCGCCACCGGTAACCAACTGCTCGCCGGCGTGGCTTTTTCCATCGGCTTCCTGGCGTTGCTACTCGGCCGCAGTGAGCTGTTCACCGAAGGCTTCCTCATTCCCATCACCACGGTGGCCGCCAAACGGGCGGGTATCGGTCAGCTGTTCGCGTTCTGGAGCGGCACCCTGGTGGCGAACCTGGCCGGCGGCTGGGTGCTGATGTGGTTGATCATGTTGGGATTTCCCAAGTTGCACGAACAGACCATCGAGTCCGCCGAACATTTCGTCACCGCCCCGCTTTCCACTGAGACGGTTGTCCTGTCACTTCTCGGCGGCATGGCCATCACGCTGATGACCCGCATGCAGCACGGCACCGACTCGGTATTCGGCAAGATCGCCGCCGCGGTGGCGGGTGCTTTCCTGCTGGCGGGCCTGCAGATGTTCCACTCGATCTTGGACTCGCTGCTGATCTTTGGCGCCCTTGCCACCGGACAGGCACCGTTCGGATATCTGGACTGGCTCGGCTGGTTCGGCTATGTGGTGGTCGGCAACATCATCGGCGGATTGGGATTGGTGACGCTGCTGCGACTGCTGCGCAGCAAGGACCGCATCAAAGAGGAGCGTACCGAGGCCGAGGCCGACGAAGACTGA
- a CDS encoding ABC transporter substrate-binding protein, which translates to MFGAATACTSKADSSAAPESVTVKNCGVDATYEQPLDRLFVNDGGMIAIALAAGARQEIIAVSSMARDTDVLRLKFGAEVDGLNQVTPERPSLENIVGARPQVLFAGYNYGMGEERGITPEILASHGISVYQLSEACLQVAGQPTRGTMDPWAALDTDLRNIGTITGNAEVGARAADAVSARLEALRAAPQPERKPTIFVFDSGTDTIFSSGAFGGPQGIIDAAGARNATEDVRDTWTTVSWERLAAADPDLIVFVDYPGQTVEEKIAVLSNNPASRNLRAVKESRYVNLPYAMWVSSPLNIDAAETMRHVLERHGLAPQSDITPALDVARLKLAGNDWLVK; encoded by the coding sequence CTGTTCGGTGCCGCCACGGCGTGCACTTCGAAGGCTGACTCATCCGCGGCACCTGAGAGCGTCACGGTGAAGAACTGCGGCGTGGATGCCACGTACGAACAGCCGCTGGACCGGTTGTTCGTCAATGACGGCGGAATGATCGCGATTGCGCTGGCTGCCGGCGCACGTCAGGAGATTATCGCTGTCAGCTCCATGGCGCGCGATACCGACGTGCTCCGACTGAAATTCGGTGCCGAAGTCGATGGTCTGAATCAGGTGACGCCGGAGCGGCCGTCTCTGGAGAACATTGTCGGAGCCCGTCCGCAGGTGCTTTTCGCCGGATACAACTACGGTATGGGTGAGGAGCGGGGCATCACTCCCGAGATTCTCGCATCGCACGGTATCTCGGTCTATCAGCTGTCCGAGGCTTGTTTGCAGGTTGCGGGACAACCGACCCGGGGCACCATGGACCCGTGGGCCGCACTCGATACCGACCTGCGGAACATCGGCACAATCACGGGAAACGCTGAAGTCGGAGCTCGTGCGGCCGACGCTGTCTCAGCAAGACTGGAAGCCCTCCGTGCTGCGCCACAACCCGAGCGCAAGCCCACCATCTTCGTATTCGACAGTGGAACCGACACCATCTTCTCATCCGGAGCCTTCGGTGGGCCACAGGGCATCATCGACGCCGCTGGCGCCCGCAACGCCACCGAAGATGTCCGTGACACCTGGACGACGGTGAGCTGGGAGCGTCTTGCCGCCGCAGATCCGGATCTCATCGTCTTTGTCGACTATCCGGGCCAGACCGTGGAAGAAAAGATAGCTGTCCTTAGCAACAACCCTGCCAGTCGAAATCTCAGAGCAGTAAAGGAAAGTCGTTACGTGAATCTTCCATATGCCATGTGGGTTTCCAGTCCGCTCAACATCGATGCAGCCGAGACCATGCGTCACGTCCTCGAACGACACGGATTGGCACCGCAATCCGACATCACGCCCGCACTCGACGTCGCCCGGCTCAAGCTGGCCGGGAACGACTGGCTCGTGAAGTGA